A DNA window from Vanessa tameamea isolate UH-Manoa-2023 chromosome 24, ilVanTame1 primary haplotype, whole genome shotgun sequence contains the following coding sequences:
- the LOC113402736 gene encoding muscle M-line assembly protein unc-89-like has translation MSDDESDLDIAVSIQVPVIKSDSEAQTSGRIISRSRTPVRSKEDTMEIDPQSQSMSIRKRRNLSKNRGSATRQREKTPEPGRISVPHEDTTSEDEEIHPQRSSREIEADNTYEEMKRLVQEQVKAKDPVYDIDTDEILEARVMAANERRRRSISPFALPDKDEILKLERKGSFIDPSNKFLSTNYTLSLKDEGSSRRGSLTMEFPENKDTKTMLSTPPLSPKDKEIPQSFPTPPKKLEEIIYPDEVTKEPIDTSKMIKTSVKKEVTPEEKEIKQSQKSRTVKDLSTPGELVTKVIEVERTPSKKLTQDQKPVVEIRERVVRTPSKKSPTDAKSVITKPTKQVNEPQSKVPPVKPARSKSSSRFVSKTSESEMSEDQTYQQSINTNGTRRKVIPTPRRFIKNRSPRAKRSQSVNRAEDTRFFDLTATGMSQTSQEIIELMQKARARSLSLPKDDQRLPSEYKRYSKILQTPNKTPVTLRQTRGISCPKTIQIISDREILSGLTSKPKVKHDTEKQNKRGFVDVSQSEYTSSCYSSSPSENEYEFDLLERSAELTRKLKLLSNENDTKEFQSNIVNQHNLEKYEDIIPKSTLRKRSIADKNKAKKIEKEEFDKKVPKAEKVNEDKTVNLSPWKFIANWRQFKNEHIDDYNKIRLLRNRCICDLLLLIFMCGLGGMLFKTLEGSFENAYKCGTRSVKRDFIETLWRESYRLREEEWKSLARRKLHEFEDQLHTAHEAGVTSYSGQKSWNFMNSFVYCLTLVTTIGYGHIAPKTTYGRVATIGYAIIGIPLFLIVLADFGKLFTRIIKFFWAFIRRFYYTRSCKRVRRTETMQEVMKGLNIVYDVVRRPSQIFNEEDVEGSMHEGVPPPVVRKPSDVPPPLPPKPGTLREIEIDTEPDTPAPSVFEIDDEFNLPISVAIFILVVYIIIGAVGYNFWETWNFFESFYFVFISMSTIGLGDLVPDHPMFMMASILYLVFGLALTSMCINVVQVKLSDTFKQASAKLGATIGLKVAEEDGSLVPITPPPIEVPAVHKSKSEIEDIKSKEDCDAKTR, from the exons ATGAGTGACGATGAGAGTGATCTTGACATTGCAGTATCAATTCAAGTTCCTGTGATAAAATCTGATTCTGAAGCTCAAACAAGTGGTCGAATTATTTCAAGATCAAGAACACCAGTTAGGTCAAAAGAAGATACAATGGAGATTGATCCACAGTCCCAGTCTATGTCTATTAGAAAGAGAAGAAATTTATCCAAAAATAGAGGTTCAGCAACGAGGCAAAGAGAAAAAACGCCGGAAccaggtagaatatctgttccTCACGAAGACACAACATCCGAGGATGAGGAAATACATCCACAACGTTCTTCACGTGAAATTGAGGCGGATAATACTTATGAAGAAATGAAACGCTTAGTTCAAGAACAAGTGAAAGCTAAAGACCCAGTGTATGATATTGATACAGATGAAATACTTGAAGCCAGAGTAATGGCGGCAAatgaaagaagaagaagaagtatTTCCCCTTTTGCTTTACCGGACAAAGATGAAATCTTAAAATTGGAGCGTAAAGGTAGTTTTATTGATCCTAGCAATAAATTTCTCAGTACTAATTATACTTTGAGTCTTAAAGATGAAGGTTCTAGTCGTAGAGGATCATTGACGATGGAATTTCCAGaaaataaagatacaaaaaCTATGTTGTCAACACCTCCACTTTCACCAAAAGACAAAGAGATTCCACAATCTTTTCCTACGCCACCAAAAAAGTTAGAAGAAATTATTTATCCCGATGAAGTCACCAAAGAACCCATAGATACAAGTAAAATGATCAAAACTTCTGTCAAAAAAGAGGTTACTCCCGAAGAAAAGGAAATTaaacaaagtcaaaaatctagAACAGTTAAAGATCTTTCAACTCCGGGTGAACTGGTAACCAAAGTTATAGAAGTAGAAAGAACGCCTAGTAAAAAATTGACACAGGATCAAAAACCCGTTGTAGAAATAAGAGAAAGAGTTGTAAGAACACCAAGTAAAAAATCACCCACTGATGCGAAGTCAGTCATAACAAAACCTACTAAACAAGTAAATGAACCACAAAGCAAAGTGCCACCTGTAAAACCAGCGAGAAGTAAATCTTCATCCAGATTCGTG AGTAAAACTAGTGAAAGTGAAATGAGTGAAGACCAAACATATCAACAAAGTATTAATACTAATGGAACAAGACGAAAGGTAATACCGACTCCTCGTCGTTTCATAAAAAACAGATCTCCAAGAGCTAAACGCTCACAATCAGTCAACAGAGCTGAAGATACAAGATTTTTTGATCTAACAGCAACGGGGATGAGTCAAACTAGTCaagaaataatagaattaatgcAAAAAGCTAGGGCTCGAAGTTTATCTTTACCTAAAGATGATCAAAGACTGCCATCAGAATATAAACGATATAGTAAAATCTTACAGACTCCAAACAAAACTCCTGTGACGCTAAGACAAACCAGAGGTATTTCATGTCCAAAAACTATCCAGATTATAAGTGATAGAGAAATTCTCTCAGGATTAACGTCAAAGCCTAAAGTTAAACACGATaccgaaaaacaaaataagcgAGGCTTTGTTGATGTAAGTCAGTCAGAGTACACGTCAAGTTGTTATTCTAGTTCACCTAGTGAAAATGAATATGAATTTGATTTACTAGAACGATCAGCTGAACTAACGCGTAAACTTAAACTCTTAAGTAATGAAAATGATACAAAAGAATTTCAAAGTAATATCGTTAATCAACATAACTTAGAAAAGTATGAAGATATTATACCAAAGTCTACATTAAGAAAACGATCAATAGCCGATAAAAATAAAGCGAAGAAAATCGAAAAAGAAGAGTTTGATAAAAAAGTACCTAAAGCTGAAAAAGTTAATGAAGACAAAACAGTTAACCTATCACCGTGGAAATTTATTGCCAATTGGCGACAGTTTAAAAACGAACATATcgatgattataataaaatcagatTACTCAGAAACAGATgtatttgtgatttattattattaatatttatgtgtggATTAGGTGGAATGctatttaaaacattagaaGGATCTTTTGAAAACGCTTATAAATGTGGTACTAGAAGtgtaaaaagagattttattGAAACTCTTTGGCGTGAAAGTTATCGTCTCAGAGAAGAAGAATGGAAATCGTTAGCTAGAAGGAAACTTCATGAATTTGAAGACCAATTGCATACAGCTCATGAAGCTGGCGTGACATCCTACAGTGGACAGAAATCTTGGAACTTTATGAACTCATTTGTCTATTGTTTGACATTAGTAACAACTATCG GTTACGGTCACATAGCTCCAAAAACAACTTACGGACGAGTGGCAACAATTGGATATGCTATTATTGGCATCCCTCTTTTCTTGATTGTACTTGCTGactttggaaaattatttaccagaattataaaattctttTGGGCTTTTATACGTAGATTTTACTATACGAGAAGTTGTAAAAGAGTCAGAAGAACAGAAACTATGcag gAAGTCATGAAAGGTCTGAATATAGTTTACGACGTAGTACGTCGTCCTtctcaaatatttaatgaagaaGACGTAGAAGGTTCAATGCATGAAGGTGTGCCACCACCGGTTGTAAGAAAACCAAGTGATGTCCCACCTCCTCTACCACCGAAACCTGGAACTTTAAGAGAAATTGAAATCGACACAGAACCAGATACACCCGCGCCATCAGTGTTCGAAATAGACGATGAGTTCAATCTACCTATATCCGtagctatatttattttggttgtttacataattattgGTGCAGTTGGCTACAATTTTTGGGAGACTTGGAACTTCTTCGAATccttctattttgtttttatatctatgTCCACCATTGGTCTTGGAGATTTAGTTCCCGATCATCCTATGTTCATGATGGCGTCAATATTGTACCTTGTATTTGGTCTAGCTCTTACGTCTATGTGTATAAATGTCGTTCAAGTAAAATTATCTGATACATTCAAACAAGCAAGTGCAAAACTTGGTGCAACTATTGGCCTTAAAGTGGCCGAAGAAGATGGTAGTTTGGTACCAATTACACCACCTCCAATAGAAGTGCCTGCAGTTCACAAATCCAAATCAGAAATAGAAGACATTAAAAGTAAAGAAGATTGTGATGCTAAGACAAGATAA